One window from the genome of Pseudomonas frederiksbergensis encodes:
- a CDS encoding DUF4389 domain-containing protein: MNDPKGQPQYESILLRVLWMVIYLLVWQVAQFILGAVVLVQLIYRLIYGAPSASLMNFGDSLSQFLAQIGRFGTFHSDQKPWPFADWPTPRTPEGEAPHAVAPAPHPVRDEEPKL; this comes from the coding sequence ATGAACGATCCGAAAGGGCAGCCCCAATACGAATCCATCCTGCTGCGCGTGCTATGGATGGTGATTTACCTGTTGGTCTGGCAGGTGGCGCAATTCATTCTCGGCGCCGTGGTGCTGGTGCAACTGATTTACCGGCTGATCTACGGCGCACCCAGCGCCAGCCTGATGAATTTCGGCGACAGCCTGAGCCAGTTCCTGGCGCAGATCGGCCGTTTCGGCACCTTCCACAGCGACCAGAAACCTTGGCCATTCGCCGACTGGCCGACCCCACGTACACCGGAAGGCGAAGCGCCCCACGCAGTGGCGCCGGCTCCGCATCCGGTCCGGGATGAGGAGCCGAAGCTATGA